One window of Akkermansia biwaensis genomic DNA carries:
- a CDS encoding ABC transporter permease: MIASLKRIGALIVKELHQVVRDPGNVGIAVILPAVLLLLFGYGMSMDIKNVRIAYLAVPASGQSTSLETRLTLSKYFQTRRVFSSHEAEELLRTHEVDAFIALQSNAPDTLNGGITKIQIVVNGVNANQATLIRSYLQAVVGSWAAELAGQTASALDVQARTRFNEANDSHYYLVPGVIVTIMTMIGALLTSLVMAREYERGTLESLFVTPVGSGEILTAKAATNFLLGMVSLAISMVFAAFVFDIPIRGSLLLLLAVSALFLIVALGLGLVISTATKNQFLACQFAIMGTFMPALMLSGFLYDILNMPPAVRAVTYLIPARYYVTLLQTLFLAGDIPSVIIPCCITLGVFAVVLMSIARLKAPKSLE, from the coding sequence ATGATCGCCTCCCTCAAACGCATCGGCGCCCTCATCGTCAAGGAACTCCACCAGGTAGTCCGGGACCCCGGTAACGTGGGGATCGCCGTCATCCTTCCCGCCGTGCTCCTGCTCCTCTTCGGCTACGGCATGAGCATGGACATCAAAAACGTGCGCATCGCGTACCTCGCGGTGCCGGCTTCCGGCCAGTCCACCAGCCTGGAAACGCGGCTCACCCTCTCCAAATACTTCCAGACCCGGCGCGTCTTTTCCTCCCATGAGGCGGAAGAACTGCTGCGCACCCATGAAGTGGACGCCTTCATCGCCCTGCAAAGCAACGCCCCGGACACCCTCAACGGCGGCATCACCAAAATCCAGATCGTCGTCAACGGCGTCAATGCCAACCAGGCCACCCTCATCCGCAGCTACCTTCAGGCGGTCGTCGGCTCCTGGGCCGCAGAACTGGCCGGGCAAACCGCCTCCGCCCTGGACGTGCAGGCGCGCACCCGCTTCAACGAAGCCAACGACAGCCACTACTACCTGGTGCCCGGGGTCATCGTCACCATCATGACCATGATCGGCGCGCTGCTCACCTCCCTGGTCATGGCGCGGGAATATGAACGGGGCACGCTGGAAAGCCTCTTCGTCACGCCCGTGGGCAGCGGGGAAATCCTCACCGCCAAGGCGGCCACCAACTTCCTGCTGGGCATGGTCAGCCTGGCCATCTCCATGGTCTTCGCCGCCTTCGTCTTTGACATCCCCATCCGCGGCTCCCTCCTCCTGCTGCTGGCCGTCTCCGCTCTGTTCCTCATCGTGGCGCTGGGTCTGGGGCTGGTCATCTCCACGGCCACGAAAAACCAGTTCCTGGCCTGCCAGTTCGCCATCATGGGCACCTTCATGCCCGCCCTGATGCTCTCCGGCTTCCTGTACGACATCCTCAACATGCCTCCCGCCGTCCGGGCCGTCACCTACCTCATCCCCGCGCGCTACTACGTCACCCTGCTCCAGACCCTGTTTCTGGCCGGGGACATCCCCTCCGTCATCATTCCGTGCTGCATCACACTGGGCGTCTTTGCCGTGGTCCTGATGAGCATCGCGCGCCTGAAAGCCCCCAAATCCCTTGAATAA
- a CDS encoding ATP-binding cassette domain-containing protein, with the protein MNADSRLLIDCRNVRKMFPDPAGVPFAAVDAVSFRLSSGEIVGLLGPDGAGKTTLIRLITGLMKPHEGSIFVLNLDSVKKSRAIQSSIGYMPQKFGLYEDLTVRENMELYARMHGVSGQDREKRFRSLLSMTSLERFTGRLAGKLSGGMKQKLGLCCSLISSPPLILLDEPTVGVDPLSRRELWNILGQFSHEEGVGVLVSTSYMDESAYCNRTLIMYQGRLLVDAPPADVIARAEGMCVTVQTPEKINTRQFQSRLSAMPGIINATPQGGTVRIILPPDHPTRQKLEEYHPQPGSPDFSDGFMTLLAEQTDPAPEDVPVPEGKPLPEQAAEGDVVIRVTDLVRRFGNFTAVNHVSFSVRKGQVFGLLGPNGAGKSTTFRMLCGLLPATSGTLNVAGADLRTAAARARRKVGYVAQKFSMYGMLTTRQNLEFFAGAYGMAGKERKDAIQAMEEEFRLTPYMDSPAAHLPGGYKQRLSMACGLLHSPDILFLDEPTSGADPLARRDFWLRINSLAEKGVTIIITTHFLGEAEFCDNMLIMMDGTTLAEGSPDEIRKHAPPREDGAPASLEDAFLAITEQYMKKGGENS; encoded by the coding sequence ATGAATGCAGACTCCCGCCTCCTGATCGACTGCCGGAACGTCCGCAAAATGTTTCCGGACCCGGCAGGCGTCCCCTTTGCGGCGGTGGACGCCGTCTCCTTCCGCCTCTCCTCCGGGGAAATCGTGGGGCTGCTGGGGCCGGACGGCGCGGGAAAAACCACTCTCATCCGCCTGATTACGGGGCTGATGAAACCGCATGAGGGCTCCATCTTCGTCCTGAATCTGGACTCCGTGAAAAAAAGCCGGGCCATTCAATCCTCCATCGGCTACATGCCGCAGAAATTCGGCCTGTACGAGGACCTCACCGTCCGGGAAAACATGGAGCTTTACGCCCGCATGCACGGCGTCTCCGGCCAGGACCGGGAAAAACGCTTCCGCAGCCTCCTCTCCATGACCAGCCTGGAACGCTTCACCGGACGCCTGGCGGGCAAACTCTCCGGCGGCATGAAGCAAAAGCTGGGGCTGTGCTGCTCGCTGATCTCCTCCCCGCCCCTCATCCTGCTGGACGAACCTACGGTGGGCGTGGACCCCCTCTCCCGCCGGGAACTGTGGAACATCCTCGGGCAATTCTCCCATGAGGAAGGCGTGGGGGTACTCGTCAGCACCTCATACATGGATGAATCCGCCTACTGCAACAGAACCCTCATCATGTATCAGGGGCGGTTGCTCGTGGACGCGCCGCCCGCGGACGTCATCGCGCGCGCGGAAGGCATGTGCGTCACGGTACAAACCCCGGAAAAAATCAACACCCGCCAGTTCCAGAGCAGGCTGTCCGCCATGCCCGGCATCATCAACGCCACGCCCCAGGGAGGAACGGTCCGCATCATCCTGCCGCCGGACCACCCCACGCGGCAAAAACTGGAGGAATACCATCCGCAGCCGGGCAGTCCGGACTTCTCCGACGGCTTCATGACCCTGCTGGCGGAACAAACGGACCCGGCGCCCGAAGACGTTCCCGTTCCGGAAGGAAAACCGCTCCCGGAACAGGCGGCGGAAGGGGACGTCGTCATCCGGGTCACGGACCTCGTACGCCGATTCGGCAATTTCACCGCCGTCAACCACGTCAGCTTCTCCGTCCGGAAAGGGCAGGTCTTCGGCCTGCTGGGGCCGAACGGAGCGGGGAAAAGCACCACCTTCCGCATGCTCTGCGGGCTGCTGCCTGCCACCAGCGGCACGCTCAACGTAGCCGGGGCGGACCTGCGGACAGCCGCGGCCCGGGCACGGAGGAAAGTAGGGTACGTAGCCCAGAAATTCTCCATGTACGGCATGCTTACCACGCGGCAGAACCTGGAATTCTTCGCCGGGGCGTACGGCATGGCCGGGAAGGAGCGGAAGGACGCCATCCAGGCCATGGAAGAGGAATTCCGCCTCACCCCCTACATGGACTCTCCCGCCGCCCACCTGCCCGGCGGCTACAAGCAGCGCCTCAGCATGGCGTGCGGGCTGCTCCACTCCCCGGACATCCTCTTTCTGGACGAGCCCACCTCCGGCGCGGACCCGCTGGCGCGGCGCGACTTCTGGCTGCGCATCAACTCGCTGGCGGAAAAAGGCGTCACCATCATCATCACCACCCACTTCCTGGGAGAGGCGGAATTCTGCGACAACATGCTCATCATGATGGACGGCACCACGCTGGCGGAAGGCTCCCCGGATGAAATACGCAAACACGCGCCGCCCCGGGAGGACGGCGCGCCCGCCTCCCTGGAAGACGCCTTCCTGGCCATCACGGAACAATACATGAAGAAGGGAGGGGAAAACTCATGA